The nucleotide window AGCACGGCTAGCACGAAACTCGCGGCGCAGAGGCCGTAGATGCGGCCGAGATAGAAGCCGACATCGAACCGCGCAACGTTCAGGATCGCCGACAGGGCGATGTCGAACAGCCAGGCGCACATCACGACCATCAGCCAGACGTCGAGAACGAAATGCGGCCTGCGAAGCCACAGCACCAGCAATGCGGCGAAGCTCAGGCACCATACGGTCGAGACCACCCCCAGCATGATGGGCGTGTAATGGCCGCCGCTCAGAAGGATCGGCAGACGGTCGTGCTGGACGGTGACGAGCCAGGTGAATGCGGCCATCGCGACACTGACCGCCACGATGCTCGCAACGACTGCCGCACCGGTCGAGCTTCGCATCTTGTCGTTGTCCGTCGCCTTCAGCAGCGCATAGCCGAGCACCAGTAGCGGGAATACGCCGTGCCAGACCATATAGAGCCAAACGGTGGTCTGCGTTCCCGCGCCGAGCAGCCCGCCGGGTGCAAACAGGCCCGGAAAGGTGAGGGCGTGGACGATCGCCGCCATCGCCGTGAACAAATATCCGCTCGCGAGCAGCAGCAGCCCCCGCGAGCGGGAAATCGCGAACTGCGAAAACAGCAGGACGGCAGTGATCAGGTCGTTGATGGCCAGTGCGGACTGGTAGCTCGCAACGAATGCCGGGACCGGGGCAAGCGGCACGCCGGCGAACGGCACGGCGCAGGCGAACAGCACCGCCGAGACGCCGACCACGGTCAGCGCGGCCATGCGATCGCCGCGCGTCGCCTTCATCGTGGAAAGAAAGATGTTGCGCTCGTCACCCAATATCAGCTCCGGCAAACTGGCAGCGCCATGACAAAGGTTCAAACATGCATAAAGAATGTATCCCGCCGACACGGCCTGCGGGAATCGTGCCTGCCAGACTACGCTAGCGGTGCCGCGGCAGGAATCAACCCAAGGCATTAACTGAGGGAACAGCGGCCAGATCGATGAGGGTAACCACCTCTTTACCGACCGGCCGAATAATGCTCGCGGAACCGCCAAAATCCACTGGTTTCATCGTAATCTCGTATGACCGACCCGGGAGGCCTCGATGCCCCGCGTGCTTGTTGTGGACGATCAGGCAGACGTTCGCGCGATGATTTCCATCGTGCTGCGTATCCATCGTTTCGAAATCGTCGAGGCAGGCAGCGCCGCATCCGCATTGAAGCTGTTCGAAGATGCGAGCTTCGATCTTGCGATCGTCGATATCTTTTTGCAGGGCACCAACGGCTCCGACCTGATCGCAGCGATGCGCGCCCGCGTGCTGGGCCTGCCCGTGATTGCGATTTCGGGAATGACCGCGCTGGACTTTCTGTCAGAAACGCCTGAGCTTTCCGACGTCGTCTGTCTGCAGAAGCCGTTTCGTCCGTTGGATTTGATGCGCGCGATCGAATCGGCGATGGGATCGGCCCGGCCGCGGGGCGATGCCATAGCGGGGGCAGCGCTTTAGCAGTCCGCCGTCTGGCAACAGCTTCTGCATGGCCGCTGATCCGTTCAGCGCCGCCTTACCGCTCGGCGCGTCGCAGACCATTGCCATTGCCATTGCCATCGATAGCAGCCTCGAGGAGCGAAACCGGATCGGCAGCAAACTGCCGTTGCGACAACGGAACCGACAGGCGGCAAACGAGACCTTCCGGGCGCCAGTCGAATTCCGCCCGGCCACCAAGCTGCGACTCGATGCTGGCGATGACGCTTCTGGTTCCGAACCCGCGCGACACCGGCTTCTCGACGCGCGGCCCGCCGATCTCCACCCATATGATCTCGAGAAGGCCCGCCTGGTCTTCCCAACTGACCGACAGCCGGCCCGACAGCGCAGACAGCGCGCCGTATTTCGCCGAATTGGTGACCAGCTCGTGCAGTGCCAGTGCAACCGTCTGAGCCGTAGCCGGCTCGAGGTGGATCTCCGGGCCGGTCAAATCGATCTGGTCGCCGGTGGAATAGGGCGCCAGCTCCTCATCGATCAGTTTCCGAATTTCGGCACCTTGCCAGCTCGAGAGCGAAAGCACGGTGTGCACGCGCGCAAGCGCATTGATCCGACCTTCGACCGAACGGATGTAGGTCTTCACATTGTCGCCGCGCGTCAGCCGGACGATGGATTGCGCGAGTGCCAGCGCGTTCTTGGCGCGGTGATCGACCTCGCGCGCCAGCAGGCTTTGCCGCTCCTCGGCCTGTTTGCGTTCGGTGATGTCGACGGTGACGCCGCTGACGCGGATGACGCGGCCGCCCTTGTCGGTGCTTGCCGCCGCCGTTCCAGCGCACCAGCGCACCTCGCCATTCGGCCGGATGATGCGGAATTCCGCTTCATATGATTTCGCGCCCCGGGCGAAGCTCGCCCACGCCTCGTGCAATTCATGAACGTCGTCGGGATGAAGCAGCGCCTGGATATTGGCCGGCGTCAGTTCGAACTTGCCGGGATCGACGCCGAGTATCTGATACTGGCCTTCGTCCCACATAAAGTCGCCATTGACCCAGTCCCAGTCCCAGGAGCCCATCTTTCCGGCCGCGATCGCCAGACTGCGGCGCTGCTCGCTTTCCAGAAGCCTGGCGTGCGATTCCTCGAGTTCGGCAGTGCGCGCGCGAACCCGGTCCTCGAGTTCGACGTTGAGCCGTTCGAGCTGGCGCGTTTTGCGATAGAGCTCCGCGAACACCTTGATCTTGGCGCGCAGCACTTCCGGCACCACGGGCACTGGAACGTAGTCGACCGCGCCCATCTCATAGCCGCGCAGCCGATCGATGTCGCTGACCTGAATCGCCGAGATGAATATCATCGCCGTCTTCTGGAAGCGGGGATGTTCGCGGATCATCGCGGCGAGTTCGAACCCGTCCAGTTCGGGCATGCAGACATCGACCAGGATGATGGCAACATCGTTCTTGAGCAGGAATTCGAGCGCTTCGCGCCCGGACGAGGCCTTGACCAGGTTCTCGCCCAGTTCCTTCAGGATGACTTCATAGGCGAGCAGCTTCGCCGGCTGATCGTCAACCAGAAGAATGTTTACCTTTTCTTGATCCATCATCTGCTTACGCCGGTCAGCGGTGTAACCACATTCGGATGGCGAGCAGCAACTGCTCGGTATTGACGGGTTTGGCGAGATAGTCCGAAGCGCCGGCTTCGAGACATTTCTCGCGGTCGCCCTTCATCGCCTTGGCGGTCAACGCGATGATCGGCAGGCGGCTGAAGGACGGATTTTCTCTGATCACGCCGATAGTCTGATATCCGTCCATCTGCGGCATCATGATATCCATCAGCACGATCGCGATATTCGGATTTGATTCGACCAGCGCTATGGCCTCATGGCCGGTTGTCGCGGTCAGCACCTTCATACCGCGCCGTTCCAGCACGCTGGAGAGAGCAAAGATGTTGCGGGCGTCGTCGTCAACCAGAAGCGCAGTCTTGCCAACCAGATCCTCATCGGAACTATTGAGCTTCTCCAGCATCCTCTGCTTTTCGACCGGCAATTCCGTGATGACACGGTGTAAAAACAGCGACGTTTCGTCGAGCAGGCGTTCCGGCGACTCGACGCCTTTCACCACGATGCTCCTCGCCATGGTGTGAAGTTCCGCGTCTTCCTCGGCCGAAAGTTCCCGACCCGTGAACACCACGACCGGTACGCTCGACAGCGCTTCGTCGTGGCGTAGCTTGTCGAGCACCTCGAAACCGCTCATGTCAGGCAATCGCAGATCGAGCACGACGCAGTCGCAAGGCTGATTCCGCAACGTCGACAACGCATCGGCGCCGGTGTCGGCGGTGAGTATCTCGATATCGTCATGGCCGAGCAATTCGGTGATGCTCATCTGCTCGGCGGCATTGTCTTCCACGATCAGCAGGCGCTTGCGGCGCGGCTTGGCATATTCCTTGATCTGCGCAAGCGCCGCGCTGACGCCCTCGGTCGTCGTCGGCTTGTTGACGAAGGAAAACGCGCCGCGCGCCAGCGCATGCTGGCGGTCCTCGTCGAGCGTGATGATCTGCACCGGAATGTGCCGCGTCAGCGGACTGTGCTTGAGCTGGCTCAGCACGGTCCAGCCCAGCATGTCCGGCAGGAACACGTCGAGCGACACCGCGGTCGGCTGGAACTGCTTGGCGAGTTCGAGCGCTTCGGCGCCGCGGCTGGCGACCAGCACCTTGAAGCCCTTGTCGCGGGCCAGATCGATCAGCACCCGCGCATAATGCGGATCGTCTTCCACGATCAGCAGGATGGTGTCTCCCGGCGCGAGGTTGAGGCGGTCGTCGGGCAATTGCTCGACGGCGCGCTCCTGCGTCGCCTGGAGCGCCGGCGCGGGTGTGAATGCCGACGAGGCAGGGGACCGTGCCGCGACGGTGGGGCCGGAATAATGCAACGGCAGGTAAAGCACGAAGGTGCTGCCCTTGCCGGGCGCGCTGCGCAGATGGATTTCGCCGCCGAGCAGGCTTGCGAGTTCGCGGCTGATCGCAAGGCCGAGGCCGGTGCCGCCGTATTTGCGGCTGGTGCCGGCGTCCGCCTGCTGGAACGCCTCGAAGATCAGCTTCTGCTTCTCCAGGGGGATGCCGATGCCGGTGTCGGTCACCTCGAAGGCGACGACGGCAGGGGCGTGGTTGAGGATCGGATGCTCGGCGCTCCAGCCGCCGACGGCGGCCGACACGTTCAGCTTCACACCGCCCTCCGCGGTGAACTTGAACGCGTTCGACAAGAGGTTCTTCAGCACCTGCTGCAGGCGCTTGGAGTCGGTCACCATGCTGCGGGGGAGGGTCTCGTCGACATTGATGTTGAACGAGAGGTGGCGGTTTTCGGCCTCGTGCTTGAACGGACGGCCGACGGTCTCCAAGAGGCTCGATGTCAGGATCTCCTCGGCATCGACGGTCACCGTGCCGGATTCGATCTTCGACAGGTCGAGGATGTCGCTGATCAGGTTGAGAAGGTCGGTGCCGGCGCCGTGGATGGTGCGGGCGAACTCGACCTGCTTCAGCGACAGATTGCCGTCGGGGTTTTCGGTGAGCTGCTGGCCGAGGATCAGGATGCTGTTGAGCGGCGTGCGCAGCTCGTGCGACATGTTGGCGAGGAATTCGGACTTGTACTTCGAGGTCAGCGCGAGTTCGGTCGCTTTCTCTTCGAGCGCGCGCCGCGCCTGTTCGATTTCCTGGTTCTTTCGTTCCACCTCGACGTTGCGTTCGGCGAGCTGCTGCGCCTTCTGTTCGAGCTGTTCGTTGGTCTGCTGCAATTCCTTCTGCTGGGTCTGCAGTTCGCCGGCGAGCTGCTGGGATTGCTTCAACAGGCCCTCGGTCTGCATCGTGGCCTCGATCGAGTTGAGCACGATGCCGATGCTGTCGGTGAGCTGTTCGAGGAAGGTCATTTGCGAGGTCGTAAACGATGAGATCGAGGAAAGCTCGATCACGGCTTTCACCTGATTCTCGAACAGCACCGGAAGCACGACGATATTCTTCGGGATCACGCGCAACAGCCCCGAATTGATCGGCGCTGTATCACCAGGGATGTCCGCTACCAGCAGTTGGTGCTTGTCCATGGCGCATTGGCCGATCAATCCTTCGCCGAACTGAACGACCTGCGGATGCGGATGGGCGCCGTCGCCGGCGTAGGACGAGAGCAAGTGCAATTGCGGGCTGTCGGCGTTCTCGACCTGGTAGATCACGCCCATATGCGCGTTGACGAGCGGCGCCAGTTCGGTCAGCAGCAGCCGGCCCACGGTAGACAGTTCGCGCTGCCCCTGCAGCATGTTGGTGAATCTGGCGAGGTTTGTCTTCAGCCAGTCCTGCTCGGTGTTGACCTGCGTGGTGAGACGCAGGTTGCCGATCATCGTGTTGATGTTGTCCTTGAGTTCGGCCACTTCGCCGCGGGCGTCGACCTGAATCGAGCGGGTCAGGTCGCCCTTGGTCACGGCGGTCGCCACTTCGGCGATCGAGCGCACCTGCGAGGTCAGGTTGGCTGCGAGCAGGTTGACGTTGCCGGTGAGGTCCTTCCAGGTGCCGGCGGCGCCCGGCACGTTGGCTTGGCCGCCGAGCCGCCCCTCGACGCCGACCTCGCGCGCCACGCTGGTGACCTGATCGGCGAAGGTCGCGAGCGTCTCGGTCATGTTGTTGATGGTGTCGGCAAGCGCTGCCACCTCGCCCTTCGATTTCACCGTCAGGTTCTGCTTCAGGTCGCCGTTGGCGACCGCGGTCACGACCTTGACGATACCGCGCACCTGTTCGGTCAAATTGGCCGCCATGAAGTTGACGGTGTCGGTGAGGTCCTTCCAGGTGCCGGCGACGCCCGGGACCTGCGCCTGGCCGCCGAGCTTGCCCTCGGTGCCGACCTCGCGCGCCACGCGGGTCACTTCGCCGGCAAAGGCGTTGAGCTGGTCCACCATCGTGTTGATGGTGTTCTTCAGTTCGAGGATTTCGCCCTTCACGTCCACGGTGATCTTGCGCGACAGGTCGCCGCGCGCCACGGCCGTGGTGACTTCGGCGATGTTGCGGACCTGCGTGGTGAGGTTGGCCGCCAGCAGGTTGACGTTGTCGGTCAGGTCCTTCCAGGTGCCGCCCACGCCCGGCACGACGGCCTGGCCGCCGAGCCGTCCCTCGGTGCCGACTTCGCGCGCCACGCGCGTCACTTCGGCGGCGAAGGAGCGTAGCTGCTCGACCATCGTATTGAGGGTGTCTTTCAGCAGCAGGATTTCGCCGCGGACGTCCACCGTGATCTTCTTCGAGAGGTCGCCGCCGGCGATCGCGGTTGCGACCTCGGCGATGTTGCGGACCTGTGCCGTCAGGTTCGAGGCCATGAAGTTGACGTTATCGGTCAGGTCCTTCCAGGTGCCGGCGACTTCAGGCACCTGGGCCTGGCCGCCGAGCTTGCCTTCGGTGCCGACCTCGCGCGCCACGCGCGTCACTTCCGACGCGAAGGCGTTGAGCTGGTCCACCATCGTGTTGACGGTGTTCTTCAGTTCGAGAATCTCGCCCTTGACGTCGACCGTGATCTTCTTCGACAGGTCGCCCTTCGCCACCGCCGTGGTCACTTCGGCGATGTTGCGGACCTGGCCGGTGAGGTTGCCGGCCATCGAGTTGACGTTGTCGGTGAGGTCCTTCCAGGTGCCGGCGACGCCGGGTACGTTGGCCTGGCCGCCGAGCCGCCCCTCGGTGCCGACCTCGCGCGCCACGCGCGTCACTTCGCCCGCAAAGCGGTTGAGCTGGTCGACCATCGTGTTCAGCGTTTCCTTGAGCTGCAGGATCTCGCCGCGCACGTCCACGGTGATTTTTCGCGAGAGGTCGCCG belongs to Bradyrhizobium icense and includes:
- a CDS encoding response regulator; its protein translation is MPRVLVVDDQADVRAMISIVLRIHRFEIVEAGSAASALKLFEDASFDLAIVDIFLQGTNGSDLIAAMRARVLGLPVIAISGMTALDFLSETPELSDVVCLQKPFRPLDLMRAIESAMGSARPRGDAIAGAAL
- a CDS encoding HWE histidine kinase domain-containing protein; the protein is MDQEKVNILLVDDQPAKLLAYEVILKELGENLVKASSGREALEFLLKNDVAIILVDVCMPELDGFELAAMIREHPRFQKTAMIFISAIQVSDIDRLRGYEMGAVDYVPVPVVPEVLRAKIKVFAELYRKTRQLERLNVELEDRVRARTAELEESHARLLESEQRRSLAIAAGKMGSWDWDWVNGDFMWDEGQYQILGVDPGKFELTPANIQALLHPDDVHELHEAWASFARGAKSYEAEFRIIRPNGEVRWCAGTAAASTDKGGRVIRVSGVTVDITERKQAEERQSLLAREVDHRAKNALALAQSIVRLTRGDNVKTYIRSVEGRINALARVHTVLSLSSWQGAEIRKLIDEELAPYSTGDQIDLTGPEIHLEPATAQTVALALHELVTNSAKYGALSALSGRLSVSWEDQAGLLEIIWVEIGGPRVEKPVSRGFGTRSVIASIESQLGGRAEFDWRPEGLVCRLSVPLSQRQFAADPVSLLEAAIDGNGNGNGLRRAER
- a CDS encoding HAMP domain-containing protein — its product is MQDLLHALQAMRAGDFSVRMTGDHLGIEGKIADTFNEIVASNQRMAQQLEHVGQVVGREGKTRQRVKFDLSSGSWADMEGSVNTLIDDLLWPTREVTRAVAAVAQGDLLQTVKLDVDGRPLGGEFLQSATIVNTMIKQLGVFTSEVTRVAREVGTEGKLGGQAQVPEVTGVWKDLTESVNSMANNLTGQVRNIAEVTIAVANGDLSKKITVDVRGEILQLKEAINTMVDQLRSFASEVTRVAREVGTDGKLGGQAIVPGVAGTWKDLTDSVNAMCGNLTAQVRNIANVTTAVARGDLSRKITVDVRGEILELKDTINTMVDQLNSFASEVTRVAREVGTEGKLGGQAQVPGVAGTWKDLTDNVNFMASNLTAQVRNIADVATAIAGGDLSKKITVNVSGEILQLKETLNTMVDQLNAFAGEVTRVAREVGTEGRLGGQANVLGVAGTWKDLTESVNSMASNLTAQVRNIAEVTTAVANGDLSKKITVDVRGEILELKDTINTMVDQLNAFAGEVTRVAREVGTEGKLGGQANVRGVAGTWKDLTDNVNSMAGNLTAQVRNIAEVATAVAKGDLSKKITVNVSGEILQLKETLNTMVDQLNAFASEVTRVAREVGTDGKLGGQAQVTGVAGTWKDLTDSVNSMAGNLTAQVRNIAEVATAIAGGDLSRKITVDVRGEILQLKETLNTMVDQLNRFAGEVTRVAREVGTEGRLGGQANVPGVAGTWKDLTDNVNSMAGNLTGQVRNIAEVTTAVAKGDLSKKITVDVKGEILELKNTVNTMVDQLNAFASEVTRVAREVGTEGKLGGQAQVPEVAGTWKDLTDNVNFMASNLTAQVRNIAEVATAIAGGDLSKKITVDVRGEILLLKDTLNTMVEQLRSFAAEVTRVAREVGTEGRLGGQAVVPGVGGTWKDLTDNVNLLAANLTTQVRNIAEVTTAVARGDLSRKITVDVKGEILELKNTINTMVDQLNAFAGEVTRVAREVGTEGKLGGQAQVPGVAGTWKDLTDTVNFMAANLTEQVRGIVKVVTAVANGDLKQNLTVKSKGEVAALADTINNMTETLATFADQVTSVAREVGVEGRLGGQANVPGAAGTWKDLTGNVNLLAANLTSQVRSIAEVATAVTKGDLTRSIQVDARGEVAELKDNINTMIGNLRLTTQVNTEQDWLKTNLARFTNMLQGQRELSTVGRLLLTELAPLVNAHMGVIYQVENADSPQLHLLSSYAGDGAHPHPQVVQFGEGLIGQCAMDKHQLLVADIPGDTAPINSGLLRVIPKNIVVLPVLFENQVKAVIELSSISSFTTSQMTFLEQLTDSIGIVLNSIEATMQTEGLLKQSQQLAGELQTQQKELQQTNEQLEQKAQQLAERNVEVERKNQEIEQARRALEEKATELALTSKYKSEFLANMSHELRTPLNSILILGQQLTENPDGNLSLKQVEFARTIHGAGTDLLNLISDILDLSKIESGTVTVDAEEILTSSLLETVGRPFKHEAENRHLSFNINVDETLPRSMVTDSKRLQQVLKNLLSNAFKFTAEGGVKLNVSAAVGGWSAEHPILNHAPAVVAFEVTDTGIGIPLEKQKLIFEAFQQADAGTSRKYGGTGLGLAISRELASLLGGEIHLRSAPGKGSTFVLYLPLHYSGPTVAARSPASSAFTPAPALQATQERAVEQLPDDRLNLAPGDTILLIVEDDPHYARVLIDLARDKGFKVLVASRGAEALELAKQFQPTAVSLDVFLPDMLGWTVLSQLKHSPLTRHIPVQIITLDEDRQHALARGAFSFVNKPTTTEGVSAALAQIKEYAKPRRKRLLIVEDNAAEQMSITELLGHDDIEILTADTGADALSTLRNQPCDCVVLDLRLPDMSGFEVLDKLRHDEALSSVPVVVFTGRELSAEEDAELHTMARSIVVKGVESPERLLDETSLFLHRVITELPVEKQRMLEKLNSSDEDLVGKTALLVDDDARNIFALSSVLERRGMKVLTATTGHEAIALVESNPNIAIVLMDIMMPQMDGYQTIGVIRENPSFSRLPIIALTAKAMKGDREKCLEAGASDYLAKPVNTEQLLLAIRMWLHR